The segment CGACGAATAACAAACACATCACGATGGCCGAAATCGCGAGGATCTCACCGATGATGACGACGTCATGCATTTTTTTGTCGTGGTACAGATACGCCGGAATCACCATCATCACCCCACCGGCGGCAACTCCAACCATGAATGTGAAGTTGGCAATATATAATCCCCAACTGACATGATCCGTCATGTTAGTGACGATCATTCCCTCGGACACCTGCACTGCCCACGCGTTCGCCCCCACCAGCGCAATCGCAGTGAGCACGAACATCCATGTATAAAACAACAGGCTGCCGTTAGTCGCTTCTCCGAGTCCCCACCAGATAAATCGCGGATAACTACGCACTGGATGAGCCGGATCAATTGGAACGCTGTCAGGACTGGTTAGAGAGGACATAAATTGCACGATCAGTCGAAAAAGTAAAAGAAGCTTGGCTGAGTGCCCAGTTCTTCTTTCAGGACGAAGACACGTTTGTTCTGTAGAACGTAATTAATGGGAGACTCAGGATCATTCAGATCGCCAAAGACACGTGCCCCAGTAGGACAGGCTTCCAGGCAGGCGGGGAGTCGGCCTTCGCGTGTGCGATGCAGACAAAAGTGGCATTTCTCCATCGTCCCCTGCGGGCGAATTCGATTCGAAAGATACCCTTGATCCGGATTCACTTCTTCCGCTGGAATTTCAGGTTGTTCCCAGTTAAATCGCCGTGCGTGGTAAGGACAGGCGGCTTCGCAATACCGACAACCGATACACCAGTTGTAATCAACGACGACGATACCATCGTCTTCTTTCCAGGTTGCTTCTACTGGGCAGACAGTCACGCAAGGAGGATTGTCACATTGCTGGCATTGCACCGGCATATAAAACTTGTCGTCCTGAGGAACAGTGTGGTCGTAGGTGGTATTTCCCTGTTCCATATCCATTGTCCCTTTGGGCATTTCCAGGATACGAATATAAGACTGATCGACGCCCCGATGATGATTATTCTCTTCGTGGCAGGCTTCCATACATTTGCCATTGCCGTTGCACTTGCTAAGGCTAATGGCATACCCATACCGGACGCCGGGAATGGGCTGGGGATCGGAGATCGACACTTCCGCACCGTAAGACTCCTTCGTCTCCTTCTCCATTCGCGTGAATATTTTCTGTTTGTCCTCGTCGGTCAACTCTTTGTAATGACGTTGCAGGAACTCATCTACAGAAACATTTTCTGGAATAACCATGAGAGGAGAAACTGCTTTACCAAACGCAGCCAGGCCCAGCGCGGCCCCTGCCGCTTTCAAGGCCGTGCGGCGCGACGTGGGCTGCCCCAGAATGGGAAGTAGATTCTGATCGGAATCGGGAGTCTGTTTTCCAGAGCTATTAGTAGGTCCATCAGAATTTGCTGGTTCGTTACTCATGGGGCGTCTCCGATTTGTGAGGAGATTCGGAGGTATGGCCGTCGTTCAGGAATCGATCCTTCGGTTTGAACGTAGGAACCATGTGTGGAAACTGAGGTGTATGGGGGTGATGGCAATCGATGCAGTTATTCTTTTTCTGTGGACCGCGAGTACGATCCCAGAAACCGTTCATCCCACCATGAACATCATTTTCGTAGTCTTTCATTTGAGGACCATGACACTGTCCACAGAGCTTCATCACATTCTTAAACTCTACCTTCGCCCCATTGGCCAGTTTAAGGGAGTCGTAGTTTTCAGCATTGTGACAGGAAAGGCAATTCAAGTTGCCATGGGCCATTTTAAGATTGCCGTGAAACTCCTTTAGCTCTGAAGCTGATTTGGTCTCTGGGTTCGGTTTCCGTTTTGTATGACAGGTACCGCAGGTCGCCGTGACCGGATTTCCATTGTCGTCGACGAGTCCCAGATCAATGACAGGAGGCCCACTCGGTTGCCTGATTTCAATCGGGAATAACATTGGCTCAGCAGAGTCCGCTTTATCCGGGACATCCGTATGGTCATCGGTAGTCTCTTCGGCTGAGGCGGCTCCATTCCGAAAAGGATCAAGCGTTAAGACCGTGAGAGCTGTGCCGGCAACCAGGAACAACAGAACGAAACCAATTCGCACAGACCATATCGACATAAGCTGTTTGCGTGAACGTTTTCTCTGCTGCGATGTCTGAGACTTGTACATGTCACTGAACGCTTTCGTGACAACCTTGGTTGCGACAGCTATTCGATCCACTACGAGAAGTGGTCGATTATGAATGGGAGAAAGTGTGTATTAACTCTTCTAAGTGATCGCTGTCAACTGCACGTCATTAAAGACATTTTCGACTGTTAATGATGTGTAAATACGATCTCGCTTTAATGTTTGTTTTAAGCTTGCAATATTCATGGAATCGGGCATAACTTGTAGATACCGAACCCCTCATTTCCTACGGAAATAAACGGTTGAATCACACTTGACGGAAGTTGGTTGTCACCTTCAGTAAGATTGAAGCTGTAGATGCGTGTTGACGATATCATGCTTTTACTTGTAAGCTTTTATTTCTTAGATGGCAACATTTTTCTGTTAATCGATTTCGTTGTGAACAGTTTATTCTGTTCTCTCTCTCCCTCGATTTCTCTCTAAAACGGCAGCCGACATGATCGCCAGTGTGGTAGTTACATTCGAAAACGAGTGCGATGAACAGCCTGTCATTTTGGAGACTCTGGCGAGTCATCCTCAAATCGAAATCGGTCACTGCCTTCCAGGGAATTCACGCGTGCCGATGACAATTGAAGCCGAGAATCCGAAGGAGCTCGAAACAGTGACACACCACCTGCAGGATCATCCTCAGGTACGATTTGTCGATGTTGTCTACGTTCATTACGAAGATGTCAGTGAACAAATAAACGGCTGAAGAAGTTGACGCTTAAGGAAGTTGTCTGTAACAACGAACGACGAAACTCAGAGTCTAATCTCAGAATGGTCTGTGAATGAAAACCTCCACGCAATCCACGACCGTCGACACACAGCGGCGACTGTTTATAAAACAGTCGGCAATGGCAGCAGCGACAGCCATCGCCCACGGCACGACGATGTCACTGCCTATCCTGAATGCTGCCGATGCCCATTCTGCAGTCAACTGGAACAAAGCCCCTTGCCGGTTCTGCGGAACAGGTTGCCATGTGCAAGTCGGCGTTCAAGATGGCAAGGTGTTTGCGGTCGCAGGAGATAAAAACGCGGAAGTCAACAAAGGTCTTCTGTGCGTGAAAGGGTATCACGTTGGCTCTGCATTGTACGGCAAAGATCGACTGACCAAACCCCTGCTGCGACGTGGTGACCGATATCAGGAAATTTCCTGGAATACGGCCATCAATGTCATTGCTGATCGAATTGAATCGGCACCGGAACGATTCGCCTTCTACGGATCGGGGCAATGGACGATCCCCGAAGGATACGCCGCGCAGAAGTTCATGAAGGGAGGCCTCTCCAACAATCATCTCGATCCAAATGCCCGGTTATGCATGGCCTCGGCGGTAACTGGTTTTCTGGCAACCTATGGTGTCGACGAACCCGCAGGTTGTTATGACGATCTCGATGCGTGCGACGTCCTCATCATGTGGGGCAACAACCCGGCGGAAATGCACCCCGTTCTGTTCTCTCGCGTAATCGATCGCAGAAGCCGCGGCGAGAAAATAACGCTCATCGATATTGGGACTCGGCGCACACGAACAACGCAAGAATGTCAGCATTATC is part of the Polystyrenella longa genome and harbors:
- a CDS encoding 4Fe-4S dicluster domain-containing protein, encoding MSNEPANSDGPTNSSGKQTPDSDQNLLPILGQPTSRRTALKAAGAALGLAAFGKAVSPLMVIPENVSVDEFLQRHYKELTDEDKQKIFTRMEKETKESYGAEVSISDPQPIPGVRYGYAISLSKCNGNGKCMEACHEENNHHRGVDQSYIRILEMPKGTMDMEQGNTTYDHTVPQDDKFYMPVQCQQCDNPPCVTVCPVEATWKEDDGIVVVDYNWCIGCRYCEAACPYHARRFNWEQPEIPAEEVNPDQGYLSNRIRPQGTMEKCHFCLHRTREGRLPACLEACPTGARVFGDLNDPESPINYVLQNKRVFVLKEELGTQPSFFYFFD
- a CDS encoding cytochrome c3 family protein, which codes for MSIWSVRIGFVLLFLVAGTALTVLTLDPFRNGAASAEETTDDHTDVPDKADSAEPMLFPIEIRQPSGPPVIDLGLVDDNGNPVTATCGTCHTKRKPNPETKSASELKEFHGNLKMAHGNLNCLSCHNAENYDSLKLANGAKVEFKNVMKLCGQCHGPQMKDYENDVHGGMNGFWDRTRGPQKKNNCIDCHHPHTPQFPHMVPTFKPKDRFLNDGHTSESPHKSETPHE